acaaagcagccacaactgtcagtaagagtgtccatgaatgagtctttgaatgaagatatTTAGATAAAACTGtctagtttgagtgtttgttgcagctcattccagtcgctagctgcatcgaactgaaaagaggagcggcccagggatgtgtgtgctttggggacctttaacagaatgtgactggcagaacgggtgttgtatgtggaggatgagggctgcagtagatatctcagataggggggagtgaggcctaagagggttttataaataagcatcaaccagtggctcttgcgatgggtatacagagatgaccggTTTATAGatgagtatagagtgcagtgatgtgtcctataaggagtattggtggcaaatctgatggccgaatggtaaagaacatttagccgctcgagagcacccttacctgtcaATCTATAAATGATGAagccgtaatctagcatgggtagcatggtcatctgaatcagggttagtttggcagctggagtAAAGGAGGAGCGATTATGATTCAGGAAACccagtctagatttaactttagcctgcagcttcgttatgtgctgagagaaggacagtgcaccatctagccatactcccaagtacatGTATgtggtgactacctcaagctctaaaccatcagaggtagtaataacacctgtgggaagagggtcattcttcttaccaaaccacataaccttgttctgaacacctccaaaacaaaggtcaagggtagagaaagcttgttgtagagcatttaacacaaaatccggggagaggCCAGCTGAGTacaagactgtatcatctgcatataaatggatgagagatcttcctactgcctgagcaaTGTTGttaatgtaaattgagaagagcgtgaggcataggattgagccttggggtactcccttggtgacaggcagtggctgagacagcagattctgactttatacacatgactctttgagagaggtagttagcacaCCAGGCCAAAGacacctcagagacaccaatactccttagccggcccacaagaatggaatggtctacagTATCAAAAGCttgggccaagtcaataaaaatatcagcttagaatcaagggcaatggtgacatcattgagggcCTTTAAGGTCACAGTGACATATTCTTAAcatgagcggaaaccagatttcaTACccaagagaatactatagacgtcaagaaagccagtcagttgattattgacaagtttttccaacacttttgataaacaggtcaaaatagaaataggcctataacagttagaaTCAGTTTGATCTCCATGTCCCTCTGACATGTGAGAGAATCTGCAGTTGTTGCCGAACACACACTGGCCTGATGCAAAGGACAAAAATATAAGCAATACACAGATAAATTGTAAGGGTCTTTAATTCACACGACATGTTCCTTGTATCTTTAATTGTAGTCTTTAGAAACCTCCTGCATGGTTTCTTAGTCCGTTCATCATAGAGGATAGCTGCTGTATCTGTGATGAGAGAGGAAGTGTCAATGTGTATATTAAAATCTACAACCACAAGTATATCAGATGATAAAAACAACTGCAGAGATAGGGTCATTGTCAATTATTTTTAGAAAAGGACTTAAACGGAATTGCATTTGATCACATCCATCTGAATATAACCCCAACCATTTCTTTTTGCTGTTATTTTGTAATTATATTACGTCTTCTGATTGGTTACTGTGTCAAACCTTTACGCCCTGATCTGATGTAGGAAACCATGCCTAAGCAAATTCCATGTAGCTTCATCGTATGGGCAGGTGGGGGAGTACTATTCATCTCTGTGTTAGTTTCCTGGTTCGTTATCTATATGTTTTGTGTATGCAATGTGTGAGCTATGACAATATTTTCCTAATGTAGGACAATAAACGTGATTCTGAAAACACATTGGCAACTTGATGTTGGTCCTGCTGTCTGCCAAAATGCCAAGTAaataaagcctttttaaaacaaGAAGTTCCTTCATCTGTTCTTCAAAAGTGCATTGATGGGAAAAGTAAGCCAAGCCATCATTGCCTCATTTTTTTCTGCCCGTCCATAGACAAACCTTTTTCTAAAAGCATCTTATACCAAGTCTCCATGAATGTATAGTTTTAATATTTTACACACTTGAGCGCACCAACACAATGTTTCTTCACACCGAGGACCCAACTTTGTCGGACTGAAACTCTTGGGAAATGACATTTCTTTCCTCTGAAATGGTCAAACCAGGCTTTTTGTTTTAGATCTGTGGTGTTGAACGCCGCACATGTGTTTTTTCCTGTTGTGCTTGTTGTCCTGAAAGCGCCGGTCACAGTCGTACCGCTTCCCCATGGTTGAGATTCTGTCTTCAGTTCAGTCAGCTATAGAGTCACCTCATATCTCTGAAACCAAACAGTGGCTGCGTTCAAGAGCATCAAAACCGTGATGTATTATAAATTGTGAcggactgactgatctacaaataattaTGAGTTGTTAGATAATACGTGATTTGTAGATCAGACAGTCGAAAGCACTGTTGAATGCAATGTCGAACAAACCCAATGATTGAAAATATGACCGTCACATTACAGGTTCCAATTGAAGTGCCAAGACCTTCAAGTGCTTACCCTGCAGTGAGTCAAGGGTTGGCAAACCCTTCTTGTGTAcagctactgggtgtgcaggcttttgtgcCAACATGACTCTCTACACGTCTGATTACATAGGCTACTAATCCTCCAACCCCCTGCTCATCAAGACTTTAGTTAGCTAAAGCAGGGCTGGAGAAAGGGTAGTTTGAGAACCCAAGGCCATACAGCCGTGATACAAACTCGGTCTAGAACCTACATTCACTCCAGCCACCATGGTTGACCAATGAACTGACCATCCTTGTCTAACGTTACTAGCTATAAAGAAATAAGCAATACAAACCCTTTTTTATGTGAGGATTGGGACACTCAGTCATAGTATTCAGCTAACATAACATTTAGCAAAATGGTTTAGCTGTTAAATCGTTGTGACTTCGATGCGAGCTTGTTTTCTTGAAATGTAACATTTCTTCTTCGATGAGGTTTAACGGTGGTTTGCATCCAATATACGTTGCATTACCACCCCCTACTAGATTGGAGTATAACTCTGTTATACTTTGCTCAATTTTTTAAAATTGAAATAACAATATATCAATAAATAAATACCCTACCCTCTAACACTATACTCACTAAAAcccaccaccctactccactatttaaatccaTCTGGTTCTACCTCAGACCAACAGCCTGAAAGAATGGGacaccaccacttaacacaccctgtaactcttctgacgtCAAGTGTCACACACCCAAATACCTCCCTGCAGATGCCACCACCATCTCAATTTTCTGTGACTTctgttccatccctgcagtacagttgataaccattgctataaatgcTAAAAATCCATCTTATTGAaacatacagtacaagtcaaaagttgacacacctactccttaaagggtttttctttatttgaactattttcagCATTGTATAATTATAGTGaatatatcaaaactatgaaataacacatatggaatcatgtagtgagcaaaatagtgttaaacaaatcagaaatatattttatatttgagattcttcaaactagccaccttttgccttgatgacagatttgcgcactcttggcattctctcaaccagcttcatgaggaatgcttttccaacatttttgaaggagttcccacatatgctaagcacttgttggctgcttctccttcactctgtggtccaactcctcccaaaccatctcaattggattgaggacgtgtgattgtggagaccaggtcatctgattcagcaatccatcactctccttcttggtcaaatagcccttacacagcctggaggtgtgttgggtcattgtcctgttgaaaaacaaatgatagtcccactaagtgcaaaccttATAGGATGGCGTATCGCCGCAGAATGCTGtgggagccatgctggttaagtgtgccttgaattctaaataaatcagagacAGGGTCAccggcaaagcacccccacacctcctcctccatgcttcacagtgggaaccacacatgtggagatcatccgttcaactACTCTGCGGTTCACAAAGATACatcagttggaaccaaaaaaacTCAAATTGGGActcagactaaaggacagatttccaccggtctaatgtctattgctcgtgtttcttgttcCAAGCAAGTCTTCTCTTCTTATTggtttcctttagtagtggtttctttgcagcaatttgaccatgaagacgtgattcacgcagtctcctctgaacagttgatgctgagatgtgtgttacttgaactctgtgaagcatttatttgggctgcaatctgaggtgtagTTATCTATAATGAACTTAtactctacagcagaggtaactctgagtcttccattcctgtggcggtcctcatgagagccagtttcatcatagcgcttgatggtttttgcgactgccctTGAAGAAACTTCAAATTCTTCTTCTTCAAGTCCTtcaaattttccagattgactaacCATCTTCATGtctcaaagtaatgatggactgtcatttctctttgcttatttgagctgttctggccataatatggacttggtcttttaccaaatagggctatcttctctataccaaccctaccttgtcacagcacaactgaatGGCTTagacacattaagaaggaaagaaattccacaaattacatttcaacaaggcacacctgttaattgaaatgcattccaggtgactacctcatgaagctggttgagagaatgccaaggatgtacaaagctgtcatcagggcaaatgGTGGATACTtttaagaatctgaaatatatttagatttgtttaacacttttttggttaattcatgattccatgtgttatttcatagttttgatgtctacactattattctacaatgtagaaaatagtccaaatcaagaaaaacccttgaatgagtaggtttgtccaaacttttgactggtactgtatttcacTTGTTGGTCTaaccctctgtactggtatagcTCTGCTACTCACACTCCCCTCTACATTATTCATTGCCTCAGCATACAacaacttctgcactactctaaccctAGAAatctcaacctgcctctctcgcaccAGAAATGTCTGATTCCCGGGCTcatgggcacccctacaattaacacataccactactttccccaatgctacacattcctttgtctcatgcccttctgcacacttctcacacctaggaacctccctcatacacactgctgccacatacccataagcttgacacctaTAACAACGTGATGTATTTGGCACAAAAGCTCATACAGGATAACTGATATATCCTAACATCACCTTGTTgactcaacatcaaaactcaaaaggacagacaaCGACTCTCACGCCCCCGTCACCACTCACACCACCCTGTCTGTGTCGCACCAAACAACGAGCATCACAAACACCGGGAATCTTCCCCTTCAGCTGGTCAACTTTCACATTTACCCCTACCCCAGTAATCACTCCTCTCAATGGCGCCCTTCCGATGAGAGCAAAATGAAAGTTACGTATGTAACCATGGTTATGTGAGCTATTGGATCACTCCAATATCGTATCCTTCTGCTCGACAGGATACATTCCGAGTAAGAATTTCTTATTAGTCCCGTGTTCTGGGTAGTGCTGCAGCTGACACCCTTAAATAGCTGCAGACGCACTACCCCCACCTCAAGTTCTTTTCGAGGCGTAGTAGATCACAAGAGGATTGGAGTGATCCTATAGCGCAAATAACTGTGGTTGCATACGTAACCTTCTTATGTAGCACTATTTTGGATCACTACAATATGATATCACAATAACAGATTAAATCAGTGAACTAGGCATGGCCAGACAATACCAAAACCAGGCCTATGATGTAGCTACTCTTCTAGTAGAATGCGCCACCAAAGCAGATGGCAAAGGCCAGCCAGCAAACTGAAATGCTGTAGTAATAGTAAGGGGGCCCTCCTCCAAactcagtatggctgaggagtTGATCCGTCTTGAACGTCAGGCAGAATGGATAATGACGGCGACGACGCCCTCTCTCCACGCTGGAGACGAGTTGGAGTTGGATGACAGTGCATCAGTGTTCCGAGCACATCAATGATCGACCCAGTCCACATCGCCATCTGTAGCTGGGAGCACCACTACAGAGGCATCCCCGGTGGTGACGGAAGCAACACAGGAGTTTTTAGCGAGAGTGGCTACCGCTTTTGATATCAAGCTGGAAGAAGCACCATCTGATTAGCTTCTTATACCAATCTGCCCCAAGTTCGCTTTGGCAGTCCGCGAATACTGGAGCAAGATGGGAGGGCGCTTCCATTGCGACATCCAGACCAGGCCGTTGACTCTACTAAGGGATGCAGAGTTCTTGGGGCTAGACCACTATCGGGTGATGGATGACATGGTGGCTGCCTTGATCCTCCCTGACAAGGAAATTGTTGGCAAGGTGCCCCGCCTCAAACCAGGACCTGAAAGAGTAAGCAATGGGACCCTCTCCATCATGGCATGCCTCTCCATCATGGCATGCCTAAACATGGCTATGATGCTGTAATCCTACCTCTCCCTGTTGATCCCTCACCTCCCAGTGGGTGGTGACGAGCTTCTTAAGGATGCCACAGAGGTGTCAAGGCTTCTCACTATGCTCCAGACGGACATAGCACGTGCCAATGGTAAGGCTTTGGCTTCAGTGGTGACTTCACACCTCCATCTTTGGCTGGCACAGTCTAAACTATCAACGCCAGTTCAGTAAATATTCTTGGAGCTCCCCTTCACGCCAGGTTCCACCTTTGGGCCAGGGGTGGATAACATCATACAGCAGACTACAAAACTATGCAAAGGCAGAGACGTTGCAGGAGTTATTGGCAACTGCGTGCCCTACACCCGCTCCTCAGAGGAGCTGGAAGACAGGGCAGGGCGCTCTAGCAACATCTTggcccccctcctctctcgccTAGACAGGGAAATGGGAACCAGTATTTCAAACCCCAACAGCACAAAGACAGGCGTCGTGACAACCCTTACAAGCGGAGGCAAGCAGATAAGAAGGATGGGCCACGGGCAGTCCTCCTGAAGTGCTGGCAGTCAGCCTTGGCTGTCTCTCCCACGCCCAAAAGACAAACTGTGGGAGGCAGGTGGAGTCTCCCTGGGTACTGGGCACAGTCCTGGGGGGATACAAACTACAGTTCCGATGCCAACCACCGTCCTACGGTGCCACCTGGGTCACCTCGGTGGCAGATGGGTTTTGGAAGGAGGTGCTCCGGTTGGAGATTGCATCCTTGCTCAGGAGCGAGGCTATACGGAAGATAGAGCCACTAGAACGGCTAAGTGGGTTCTGCGTATTACTTAGTTCCGAAAAAGGACAGCAGCTTTCAGTCAATCCTGTGCCTGCGAGGCCTCAACAAATGTTTAAATGTGCTCAAGTTCAAGATGCTCTCACCAGTGCGGGTGTTGCAGGCAGTCTTAAGAGGCCAATGGTTCACCGCTCGACCTGAAGGATGCGTACTTCCACGTTCCTGTTAATCAAGATCACTGGAAGTACCTCCCATTCGGCCTCTCACTGGCGCGGTGTACAATGTGCATGGACGCAGTCTTAGCGCCTATCACGCCCTAGGGCATACTAGTGCTGAACTACCTGGACGACTGGCTGGTGTGTGCTCAATCAAGTGAGCAAGCTACAGCAGACTCAAGGATAATCTTGAAACACATTCAAGACCTGGGCCTCACCcgaaacagagagaagagcaaCCTGACTCCCTCACAAACAGTGGTCTTCCTGGGAATGTTGATCGACTCAACCCTTATGAGAGCATTTCTCCCTCAGGTGAGATTGGATAAGATACAGGCCGAGTCCGTATTAGAGTGCCAGAAGTTACACGATCTACTCACGTCAGCTTCTGTTGATTACGCTGGGCCTTCTTCACCTCAGGCCACTCCAGCGATGGTTCAACTCTCACCATCCACACCAGAGACGACACAGACATAGTCAACTATCGGTGACAAATGCATGTGTGAAGACTCTGTTGAAACggccctctccatccttcctgtTGGAGGGAGTGATACTGAACAGATCCCACCGAAGGAAGCTAGTGTGCACCGATGCCTCGCTAGCGGGTTGGGGGGCAGTGTTCTGAGGCATGGCAGCGAGCGGACATTGGAGCCCTCCATGGCACTCAAACAGTTCTTGCTCTACTTGGAGGAGAAGCATGTAATGGTCAGCTCAGCCAAGACCATGATAGTGGGGTATATCAATCACCAGGGGGGACTGAGATCCAAGCCATTTCGTGTAGGTGCTGTGGAGCTCTTGCTGTGGGCTCAGACTTAGCATCACTGCGGGCAGCGCACATCCCCAGGGTCTTGAACCGGGCAGCGGACATGCTTTCGAGAAATTGTCCACCGGAGGGGGACAAGAGTCTACACCCTCAAGTGGTGTTACAGCTGTGGGAAAGGTTCGTGAGAGCGCAGGTGGACCTGTTTGAATCTTAGGAGAACACTCATTGTCCCAGCTGGTTCTCAATGTCGGACCCTGCAGGCCCTCTGGGTTTGGACGACCTTGCTCACAATTGGCCGGCAACGACACTATGTTCCCGCCATTTCCCCTAATCACAGCTAGGCTAAACAGGGTCAGTTTAAAGGGCCACCGTCTGCTCCTGATGGCCCCATACTGGCAGAGATGACTATGGTTCAGCCTTctgttgtccctcctctctgGGATACCATGGCAGATGCCAATGAGGCCCGATCTGCTTCTTTAGGCTTGGGGGACGCTCTGGCATCTGGACCCACATCACCTCCAGCTTTGGGCTTGGCCCCTGAGAGGCGTAAATGGGACAATATGAATTCAGGACAATGTGGTGAACACATTGCAGAAAACCAGGGCTTCCTCCACCAACGCATCATATCAAATGCGGTGGGGCATATTCTGTTTTGTGTGGGTCATAATGTTGCCCCCGAGTCATGTGATGTACAAACGGTTTTACACTTTTTACAATCACTGCTTGATGCGGGCCGAGCGGCATCTACTTTGAGAGTGTATTTGGGAGTGTGTTTAGTCCTGCTCTTGTTAAGCTAACTACTGCAGAGCTCATCACCGTGGAACACACAAGAGTCTAGGCAAGATGGCTACGCCCTGAGTGATAAGCGTGGTGCGCCTAGGAACACGTGACTCACTCTCTGGGTAGAACTGCAAGCCTGCCGGAGTGAAACATACACAGACTCCCGATCTTGCGGATTTCGGTGCGGTCCCCGAGCTCGAAGGCTAACCGGGAGGGTTCCGATGGACAAACAAGACACAGACAACTTGCACCGCAATACTGGTCGACCAAACTGAGTGTCGCCCAGGTTGGTACACAAGTAATTAAATACAAGGATAAAACCAAACCAAGTGGGGGGACAGCAGAGgacccagctagctagctagctgctccaAGCTATTGAATAGCTGCAGGTATACTTCTGCGCTTATAGACTAACATAGAGCTCTTACCAAGCACATCCTCTCTGGAATGAGCAGAGAAAATGAAGTGGTGGGAGTAGAGAGGCAGCAGCTATTTAAGGGGGTCAGCTTCAGCACGACCTGGTACACAGGACTAATCTGAAATTCTTACTCGGAATGTATCCTGGTGAGCGGAAGGATACCATATTGGAGTGATTCAATATAGTGCTACATAACAATTAAACTTTTTTGTCCCCATTAGTTTAATGCGGAGTGCCTGCTCCCTCTTACCAACAGAAACACAAGACCACTTCTGGTTACCTTCACAAATTCCACAGCACCCAATCCTACTGTCACAGACTCATCTTTATCCTGCCCACACCTACCACCTATGATACTTCACCCTCATTtacttccatttctcctcctgtcttcgaTCCGGCATATACTCTGCTTACACTTTGGACCATTCTTCTTGAACAAATCATCTCCCCTCTTCCCACCATTTttaaccaactctctctctctctccctctccttctctgcctctcttttcccctctattcctcctccgTATTCCAAGTATACgtctccttatgataatactgcaCTACTCCTGACATACATCTTGTTCTTGCCCTCTCAAGGGATACCATTTAACCAGCTGCCACAATTTCTGTACAATCAGAACAAACCCCTCAGAATGTAGCACATCCCACACTGTAAAGCAGCTGCTTTGTCTTGATGTTCTTCTTTGTCAGTAGCTACCAATAAGCTTTACCATTTCAAACAAGCATGCTCTTCCAACCACCATCCAGCCACTTCCTCCCCAACAGCCTTCAGCAAAGATTGTCACTGTCCAAATGTATAATTTCTTTTTCAGGTCGTAGCTATGTCACGTGATGTTCTTCTTCTTTAAATTTGTATTGGCGAATCGAGAGGTGCAAACACCGCCCCTTATTGTACTGGAGTGTGAGCCCTCTATCAGAGAGGATGAGGTAGAGGCCCAACTCAGAGgaaaatctgtctccctccagcaggtggcgttttTTTGCCCACTGAGCAAATAGTATTTGTTTGGAAGTCAACCAAAGAATGTAtggtttatttttatttgattgaatATAAGTTTCGTAATGCTTAGGTTGTTAGCATTGTAATGATATAAGTATGACACGTGACATCCCTACAACTTTCAGAAAAAACACTATTTCGTAGTGGTCTCGAGATGGGTATGCATATTATGAGGTTAGTAGCATAGTATCTCTACATGGAATACACCATGGAATACAGGCATGCATTTAGCAGTGtcgttggggttaaggttaggttcaaAATTATATTTTAACAAGATTAATTGTAGAAACATGCGCGGTTTAGAAATAAgtattactttgtggctgtggtaattaGTGACGACCTCGAACCGCTAGTAACTGCAACAACAGGTTGGGTTTGCTGTCTCTCCAGTTTAGCCACTCCGCAGTTTTGCATCATTATATTTGTATGATATGTAAGTGTTTACTCTCAAAGACCATGTATGTCATATTGTCAGTATTTTGTTTTCACGTTTACTTTGGCGCACATTGATATGACGCACATGTTTAGAACTACTTTTCCCATCATACTTCAGTTTAATTTAATATGTCGTCATTTCCTCCTTTCTCGAAATCACCATCAGTTAACATGTCGCTCGCTAAAGGTGTCTACAATTTGCTCTTCAGGAGAACATCTACTTTTGCCGTTACCATCATGGTCGGAGCAGTGTTTTTTGAACGAATGTTTGACCAGGGAGGCGATGCCATATTCGAGCAACTGAATCGGGGGGTAAGTCAACTGACAGATCTTCCCGCAGCATACGTCTGACCTTGCTAAGGACAAACGACCGCCTGCCTAGGCTTTtagctaacctagctagctagtttatgtCCATTAGCTAGTTAGTTCATTTAACTCTTAATAGGAAGGATGCATCATAGGTCGTTAAACGTATAATTCAACTTTAAATGTTGTGTTTTGTTTGTAGAAACTATGGAAACACATCAAACACCAATACgaaacagaggaggaatagaagTGGCCTGGCGATGTTCCGGTGGAAAAGAAGCTCACTCCACTAGTGTTCTATTCCCCGGACTCGGTCTTCATAGACCATCAGCTGCATGGACATTGATCTATCACGACGAGGCTGACTACCAGGAACTTCATGGGCGTTAGACTTGTCAGAACTCAGAAAATCATGGAAGTGTTTCCTATCAATTGTTATTGCCATGCCCTCCTGTTCCTCACAATTTGTAAATGTACTGATAAGTTAAAACTGTTAATAAACTCAACATAAACCTACACGTTTTGAATTGAGAATCAGAAAACTAGCAAGCATTTCTTGACATTCTCATGTTTGATAATATTATTCCCTGCCATGACTGATGTTACTTTAGTGGCATTCCATTGTACAAAATAACTCACTGTATCAATAGTATAACTTGTTGACACAAACTCAAACGTGAAGAATTGCACCAATCCACAAGTATCAATGCTCAAGTCTAATACAGTTGATGTCAAAAGTGGGCACTGCCCTTCAGTCAGTCCCAGTAAGAACCAAAAGCT
The sequence above is a segment of the Oncorhynchus gorbuscha isolate QuinsamMale2020 ecotype Even-year linkage group LG16, OgorEven_v1.0, whole genome shotgun sequence genome. Coding sequences within it:
- the LOC124000805 gene encoding cytochrome b-c1 complex subunit 9, whose translation is MSSFPPFSKSPSVNMSLAKGVYNLLFRRTSTFAVTIMVGAVFFERMFDQGGDAIFEQLNRGKLWKHIKHQYETEEE